A genomic window from Synechococcus sp. CBW1107 includes:
- the acsF gene encoding magnesium-protoporphyrin IX monomethyl ester (oxidative) cyclase: MVPPVAAPTATRGTNAAEAKAFKEPVKDTILTPRFYTTDFEAMAAMDLRPNEQELEAICEEFRKDYNRHHFVRNEEFEGAADKLDPETRKVFVEFLEQSCTSEFSGFLLYKELSRRIKEKNPLLAECFAHMARDEARHAGFLNKAMGDFGLQLDLGFLTANKAYTFFKPKFIFYATYLSEKIGYWRYIAIYRHLEKHPESKIFPIFNFFENWCQDENRHGDFFDALMKAQPDTVRGLQARLWCRFFLLAVFATMYVRDVARKEFYEALGLDAREYDKMVIAKTNETSARVFPVVLNVDHPKFYTRLERIVTNNAALSDAEASGGPAPIKALRKLPYWMANGLEMAKLFLMAPIRSEEFQPAVR, encoded by the coding sequence ATGGTGCCCCCCGTCGCTGCGCCCACCGCTACCCGTGGCACCAACGCCGCTGAAGCCAAGGCCTTCAAGGAGCCGGTGAAGGACACGATCCTCACACCGCGTTTCTACACCACGGATTTCGAGGCGATGGCCGCCATGGATCTGCGGCCCAACGAGCAGGAGCTCGAAGCGATCTGCGAGGAGTTCCGCAAGGACTACAACCGCCACCACTTCGTGCGCAACGAGGAATTCGAGGGTGCTGCGGACAAGCTTGATCCCGAAACCCGCAAGGTGTTCGTGGAGTTTCTGGAGCAGAGCTGCACCTCGGAGTTTTCGGGCTTCCTTCTGTACAAGGAACTGAGCCGCCGCATCAAGGAGAAGAATCCGCTGCTGGCCGAGTGCTTTGCCCACATGGCCCGGGATGAGGCCCGCCATGCCGGCTTCCTGAACAAGGCCATGGGTGATTTCGGCCTGCAACTGGATCTGGGCTTCCTCACCGCCAACAAGGCCTACACCTTCTTCAAGCCGAAGTTCATCTTTTACGCCACCTATCTTTCCGAGAAGATCGGCTACTGGCGTTACATCGCCATCTACCGTCACCTGGAGAAGCATCCAGAGAGCAAGATCTTCCCGATCTTCAACTTCTTCGAGAACTGGTGCCAGGACGAGAACCGCCACGGGGACTTCTTCGATGCCCTCATGAAGGCCCAGCCCGACACCGTCCGGGGTCTGCAGGCCCGGCTGTGGTGCCGCTTCTTCCTGCTGGCGGTGTTCGCCACCATGTACGTGCGCGACGTGGCCCGCAAGGAGTTCTACGAGGCACTCGGCCTGGATGCCCGTGAGTACGACAAGATGGTGATCGCCAAGACCAACGAAACCTCGGCCCGCGTGTTCCCGGTGGTGCTCAATGTGGATCATCCCAAGTTCTACACGCGTCTGGAGCGCATCGTCACCAACAATGCCGCCCTCAGTGACGCCGAGGCCAGCGGCGGCCCTGCCCCGATCAAGGCTCTGCGCAAGCTTCCCTACTGGATGGCCAATGGTCTGGAGATGGCCAAGCTGTTCCTGATGGCACCGATCCGCAGCGAGGAGTTCCAGCCGGCCGTGCGTTGA
- the fmt gene encoding methionyl-tRNA formyltransferase: MKILFWGTPAYAVPSLEALVAAGHELVGVVSQPDRRRGRGAALMPSAVKARALELGVPVFTPERIRREPELQAELAALGADVSVVVAFGQLLPKEVLAQPPLGCWNGHGSLLPRWRGAAPIQWCLIEGDAETGVGIMAMEEGLDTGPVLLERRLAIGLLETAAQLGERLSRLTAELLVEAMPLIAAAGPGPEADRWRRLGLHPQPQEGLTHARLLQKDDYAIRWNTPALAIHRRVMGLHPGAHTTWRGKRLKLLATEPLVRRLADQLSPEGAALAQRWGQPADPAGPVGGTVLEAAEGVGLVVATGGCPLLLREAQLEGKRAMSGDALMQQLGARAGDRLGC; this comes from the coding sequence ATGAAGATCCTGTTCTGGGGCACCCCGGCCTACGCGGTGCCCAGTCTCGAGGCGCTGGTGGCGGCGGGCCATGAACTGGTGGGGGTGGTGAGCCAGCCTGACCGCCGCCGGGGGCGCGGCGCGGCCCTGATGCCCTCGGCGGTGAAGGCCCGGGCCCTGGAGCTGGGGGTGCCGGTGTTCACGCCGGAACGGATCCGGCGGGAACCGGAGCTGCAGGCGGAGCTGGCGGCACTGGGCGCGGACGTCTCGGTGGTGGTGGCCTTCGGGCAGCTGCTGCCGAAGGAGGTGCTGGCCCAGCCGCCCCTGGGCTGCTGGAACGGCCATGGCTCACTGCTGCCCCGCTGGCGCGGGGCTGCCCCGATCCAGTGGTGCCTGATCGAAGGCGACGCCGAGACCGGCGTGGGGATCATGGCAATGGAGGAGGGCCTCGACACGGGCCCGGTGCTGCTGGAGCGGCGCCTCGCGATTGGCTTGCTGGAGACCGCGGCCCAGCTGGGCGAACGCCTGAGCCGGCTCACCGCCGAGCTGCTGGTGGAGGCGATGCCCCTGATCGCCGCGGCGGGCCCCGGCCCTGAAGCCGACCGCTGGCGGCGGCTTGGCCTGCATCCCCAGCCACAGGAGGGCCTCACCCATGCCCGCCTGCTGCAGAAGGACGACTACGCGATCCGCTGGAACACCCCGGCCCTGGCCATCCACCGGCGGGTGATGGGACTGCATCCCGGCGCGCACACCACCTGGCGAGGCAAGCGGCTCAAGCTGCTGGCCACCGAACCCCTGGTGCGGCGGCTGGCCGATCAGCTCAGTCCCGAGGGGGCCGCCCTGGCACAGCGCTGGGGGCAGCCTGCCGACCCGGCAGGGCCGGTGGGTGGCACGGTGCTGGAGGCCGCGGAAGGCGTCGGTCTTGTGGTGGCCACAGGGGGTTGCCCGCTGCTGCTCCGCGAGGCGCAACTGGAGGGCAAGCGCGCCATGTCCGGAGACGCTCTGATGCAGCAACTGGGTGCCCGGGCTGGGGATCGCCTGGGCTGCTGA
- a CDS encoding TldD/PmbA family protein: protein MVLLATPTPSLTGDSLDQRWRERLEAVLAAGTAAGASLVEVFLESTDHIGLLAEQERITNVSPAFGRGAGLRVFLGERDGFVSTNDLSEAGLLQALDQALGMLGLTRSTLGAHGFAGLAFLHDHGASKESWLQRCPGLDESTARLLEATALLNRHGDHLQARRGSYARDWQEVLVAASDGTFARDIRLHQSVGINALASDGDHRASLGRRYGSSGRPDDLRQWDAEASAIDLCGSARAMLYADYVEAGNYPVVLANRFGGVIFHEACGHLLETTQVERGTTPFAEKVGERIAHEAVTAVDEGLSDGAFGSLSMDDEGMEPQRTVLIENGVLQRFISDRAGELRTGHARTGSGRRQSHAFAAASRMRNTFIAAGPHTPEQLIGSVDRGLYCKSMGGGSVGPTGQFNFAVEEGYLIEDGQLTKPVKGATLIGEAREVMPRISMCANDLELAAGFCGSVSGSIFVTVGQPHIKVDTITVGGR, encoded by the coding sequence ATCGTCTTGCTCGCCACTCCCACCCCTTCACTCACGGGCGACAGCCTCGACCAACGCTGGCGTGAGCGGCTCGAAGCCGTGCTGGCTGCAGGCACCGCAGCCGGCGCCAGCCTGGTGGAGGTGTTCCTGGAGAGCACCGACCACATCGGTCTGCTGGCAGAGCAGGAGCGGATCACCAACGTCAGTCCGGCCTTCGGCCGTGGGGCTGGCCTGCGGGTCTTCCTGGGCGAGCGGGATGGCTTCGTGTCCACCAACGATCTGAGCGAGGCCGGCCTGCTGCAGGCCCTGGATCAGGCTCTGGGAATGCTGGGCCTCACGCGCAGCACCCTCGGCGCCCACGGCTTCGCCGGCCTGGCTTTCCTGCATGACCACGGGGCCAGCAAGGAGAGCTGGTTGCAGCGCTGCCCCGGCCTGGATGAGTCCACCGCCCGGCTGCTGGAGGCCACGGCCCTGCTCAATCGCCACGGGGATCACCTCCAGGCACGTCGCGGCAGCTATGCCCGCGACTGGCAGGAGGTGCTGGTGGCCGCCAGTGACGGCACCTTCGCCCGCGACATCCGGCTGCACCAGTCGGTGGGCATCAACGCCCTGGCCTCCGACGGCGACCACCGCGCCAGCCTGGGACGCCGCTACGGCAGCTCCGGCCGACCGGATGATCTGCGCCAGTGGGATGCGGAGGCCTCGGCGATCGATCTCTGCGGCAGCGCCCGCGCGATGCTCTACGCCGACTACGTGGAGGCAGGCAACTATCCCGTGGTGCTGGCCAATCGCTTCGGCGGGGTGATTTTCCATGAAGCCTGCGGGCACCTGCTGGAAACCACCCAGGTGGAGCGCGGCACCACTCCCTTCGCCGAGAAGGTGGGTGAAAGGATCGCCCATGAGGCCGTCACGGCCGTGGATGAAGGCCTCAGCGATGGCGCCTTCGGCAGTCTGTCGATGGACGACGAGGGGATGGAACCCCAGCGCACGGTGCTGATCGAGAACGGTGTGCTGCAGCGCTTCATCTCCGACCGCGCCGGGGAACTGCGCACCGGCCACGCCCGCACGGGAAGCGGCCGCCGCCAGAGCCATGCCTTCGCCGCGGCCAGCCGCATGCGCAACACCTTCATCGCCGCAGGTCCCCACACCCCCGAGCAGCTGATCGGCTCGGTGGACCGGGGCCTGTACTGCAAGTCGATGGGGGGCGGCAGTGTGGGACCCACCGGCCAGTTCAACTTCGCCGTGGAAGAGGGTTACCTGATCGAGGACGGCCAGCTCACCAAACCCGTGAAAGGGGCCACGCTGATCGGCGAGGCCAGGGAGGTGATGCCGCGCATCTCGATGTGCGCGAATGATCTGGAGCTGGCCGCCGGCTTCTGCGGCTCGGTGAGCGGCAGCATCTTCGTGACCGTGGGCCAGCCCCACATCAAGGTCGACACCATCACCGTGGGGGGCCGCTGA
- a CDS encoding DUF2996 domain-containing protein codes for MSDSASPAPNPAKVKPPAPEDKPFAEFIPQLFLPALLKAIEAFGGAAPQLSFEQGPMPVVASPCWQVIGTFPGGRRFWLCFTEPTISSAKTITLAEGGSEPSLLESFLIDEKKTTLALLISRVVSRLNSQKWLGPN; via the coding sequence GTGAGCGACTCCGCCAGCCCCGCGCCGAATCCCGCCAAGGTCAAGCCACCGGCTCCGGAGGACAAGCCCTTCGCCGAATTCATCCCTCAGCTGTTTCTGCCGGCTCTGCTCAAAGCCATCGAGGCCTTCGGGGGGGCCGCCCCGCAGCTGAGCTTCGAGCAGGGGCCGATGCCGGTGGTGGCCAGCCCCTGCTGGCAGGTGATCGGAACCTTCCCCGGGGGCCGACGCTTCTGGCTCTGTTTCACCGAGCCGACCATCAGCTCCGCCAAGACCATCACCCTGGCGGAGGGGGGCAGTGAACCCAGCCTGCTGGAGTCGTTTCTGATCGACGAGAAAAAAACGACCCTGGCCCTGCTGATCTCGAGGGTGGTCTCCAGGCTCAACAGCCAGAAGTGGCTGGGCCCCAACTGA
- a CDS encoding potassium channel family protein, protein MKPRLPQLDRPVRMPSRSRILAAVIMLAVILGPFVGHLLGAGHGQAATPVEPLPLDSLLRQAEDQSPQVLRQLLLALVMSLCCTAIHLAVTVLVVVSYESHSLMAWASRTPLGRITLIAGTAMVTFLAMFVEILSWAALYLQQGAILPVEEALYFSSVTFASLGYGDITLDLPFRLLASLEALVGILMAGWSTALLVAVIQKCLALRFHRTDHGSDPTTATNP, encoded by the coding sequence TTGAAGCCCCGCCTACCCCAGTTGGACCGTCCTGTTCGGATGCCTTCCCGTAGTCGTATCCTTGCTGCCGTGATCATGCTTGCCGTGATCCTGGGGCCCTTTGTCGGTCACTTACTCGGCGCGGGCCATGGGCAAGCCGCCACCCCTGTCGAGCCACTCCCGCTGGACTCACTGCTGCGGCAAGCTGAGGACCAGTCTCCCCAGGTTCTCAGGCAACTCCTGCTGGCCCTGGTCATGAGCCTGTGCTGCACGGCCATTCACCTGGCGGTGACCGTGCTGGTCGTTGTGAGCTACGAAAGTCACAGTCTGATGGCCTGGGCTTCACGCACTCCGCTGGGACGCATCACGCTGATTGCGGGCACTGCGATGGTGACATTCCTGGCCATGTTCGTGGAGATTCTCTCCTGGGCGGCACTTTACCTGCAGCAGGGTGCCATCTTGCCTGTGGAAGAGGCTCTCTATTTCTCCAGCGTCACTTTTGCCTCGCTCGGCTACGGAGACATCACCCTCGACCTTCCCTTCCGTCTGCTCGCTTCGCTGGAGGCCTTGGTCGGCATCCTGATGGCGGGCTGGAGCACCGCCCTGCTGGTGGCCGTTATCCAGAAGTGCCTTGCCCTTCGGTTCCACCGAACCGATCACGGCTCTGATCCCACCACAGCCACCAACCCGTGA
- a CDS encoding TldD/PmbA family protein — MASSTSLHASDLAEQLQTLATELGVARWDLGAACSTDTSVQVDRGDAKQLKGAQRSSITVRAWNADGLVGITSTSDLSPAGLARALAGARDASAYGNPDDTPGFSPLATAPLAQLEQPLSEPRAILELLETLKQAEAELLSRHPAISTVPYNGLAQRSSQRIYLNSEGACREQQLSTASLYLYARAEETGRKPRSSGAVRLAYGAGELDVAGCIEEAAERTIQHLDYAPIATGRYTCVFSPEAFLDLIGAFSSLFNARAVLDGVSLSQRESLGSQLAVPFLSIHDNGLHPGNIGAASFDGEGTPVARLPLVEGGVLRHFLHSEATARAFGVAPTGHAGLGAKVSVGPHWFEIGPAGSSDEQTGARGLDRFSQDGIVWIDSLSALHAGVKASQGSFSLPFDGWLIQGGEARSIEAATVAGDIRQVLKSLVGFEGEAKVTPDGVCPLVWVEGLSITGDA, encoded by the coding sequence ATGGCCAGCTCCACAAGCCTCCACGCCAGCGATCTGGCCGAGCAGCTGCAGACCCTGGCCACGGAGCTGGGGGTGGCCCGCTGGGACCTGGGCGCCGCCTGCAGCACCGACACCTCGGTGCAGGTGGACCGCGGGGACGCCAAGCAGCTCAAGGGCGCCCAGCGCAGCTCGATCACGGTGCGGGCCTGGAACGCCGATGGGCTGGTGGGCATCACCAGCACCTCCGACCTCTCGCCTGCGGGCCTGGCCCGCGCCCTGGCCGGTGCCCGGGATGCCAGTGCCTACGGCAACCCCGATGACACCCCCGGCTTCTCCCCCCTGGCCACCGCGCCCCTGGCCCAGCTGGAGCAGCCCCTGAGTGAACCCCGGGCCATCCTCGAGCTGCTGGAGACCCTCAAGCAGGCCGAAGCGGAGCTGCTGAGCCGCCATCCGGCGATCAGCACCGTTCCCTACAACGGATTGGCCCAGCGCAGCAGCCAGCGGATCTACCTCAACAGTGAGGGGGCCTGCCGCGAGCAGCAGCTGAGCACCGCCAGCCTCTACCTCTACGCCCGCGCCGAGGAAACCGGCCGCAAGCCCCGCAGCAGCGGGGCCGTGCGCCTGGCCTATGGCGCCGGGGAGCTGGATGTGGCCGGCTGCATCGAGGAGGCGGCCGAGCGCACGATCCAGCATCTCGACTACGCCCCGATCGCCACCGGCCGCTACACCTGCGTGTTCAGCCCGGAGGCCTTCCTTGATCTGATCGGCGCCTTCAGCAGCCTGTTCAATGCCCGGGCCGTGCTCGATGGCGTGAGCCTCAGCCAGCGCGAGTCGCTTGGCAGCCAGCTGGCGGTGCCGTTCCTCTCGATCCACGACAACGGGCTGCACCCGGGCAACATCGGTGCCGCCAGCTTCGACGGCGAGGGCACACCCGTGGCGCGCCTGCCGCTCGTGGAGGGCGGAGTGCTGCGCCACTTCCTGCACTCGGAAGCCACGGCCCGCGCCTTCGGCGTGGCCCCCACCGGCCACGCCGGCCTGGGCGCCAAGGTATCGGTGGGGCCCCACTGGTTCGAGATCGGTCCGGCCGGCAGCTCCGATGAGCAGACCGGCGCCCGGGGCCTCGATCGTTTCAGTCAGGATGGGATCGTCTGGATCGATTCGCTCTCCGCGCTCCATGCGGGCGTGAAGGCAAGCCAGGGCTCGTTCTCCCTGCCCTTCGACGGCTGGTTGATCCAGGGCGGTGAAGCCCGCTCGATCGAAGCCGCCACCGTCGCCGGCGACATCCGCCAGGTGCTGAAGAGCCTGGTGGGCTTCGAGGGTGAGGCCAAGGTCACCCCCGATGGCGTCTGCCCGCTGGTGTGGGTCGAGGGGCTCTCGATCACCGGCGACGCCTGA
- a CDS encoding SulP family inorganic anion transporter, whose amino-acid sequence MRALLRRLPRPAGLWPLPGRGIFTDVLAGITLAALAIPEVMGYTRISHTPVVTGLYTMLLPMLVFALLGASRHLVVAADSATAAILVATLGGVAAPGSEPYVELTMAAAVLVAGFLLLAVILRLGFLADFLSRSALIGLLSGIGVQVAAGELPGLLGLPKEGVGVAQQIHSAVMRLGQSRIDHLLVALGVLGVIVGCRRLNRRLPGALIAVAGSILLSRMLDFPGRGLDVVGPVPGGLPHLVFPVVEAPQWNAVMVSAASCFVVILAQSSATARAYAQRYQERSQENVDLIGLAGANLAAGLSGTFVVNGSPTKTEMVDAAGGRSQFAHLSAALVVLLVLLFFTGPLALLPAAVLSTIVFLIGVKLIDWEGLGELWRLQRNEFVIALATVITVAQVGVMPGISLAVVLSLIEQVRHTYRPRTCLWTPRSDGTGLHTVPVAKGVLAAPGILAYRFEASLFYANANRFSQEVLALASQPDAGIQGLVVDASGIDDVDYSAAKALLELRDLLSQRGICLALVTNSRAMVDELHRFGLGTDRLRMGTFGSVPQALEALTQQLAQKSGTTGQ is encoded by the coding sequence GTGAGGGCCCTGCTGCGCCGACTGCCCCGCCCGGCAGGACTGTGGCCCCTGCCCGGACGGGGGATCTTCACCGACGTGCTGGCCGGGATCACCCTGGCCGCCCTGGCGATTCCGGAGGTGATGGGCTACACCCGCATCTCCCACACCCCGGTGGTGACAGGGCTCTACACCATGCTCCTGCCCATGCTGGTCTTCGCGCTGCTCGGGGCCTCGCGGCATCTGGTGGTGGCGGCGGACTCCGCCACCGCGGCGATCCTGGTGGCCACCCTGGGTGGTGTGGCAGCTCCGGGCTCTGAGCCCTATGTGGAACTCACCATGGCGGCGGCCGTTCTTGTGGCTGGGTTTCTGCTGCTGGCAGTTATCCTCCGGCTTGGTTTCCTGGCGGATTTCCTCTCCCGCAGCGCCTTGATCGGGCTGCTTTCGGGCATCGGCGTGCAGGTGGCGGCAGGGGAACTTCCGGGGTTGCTGGGTCTGCCGAAGGAGGGGGTGGGCGTGGCGCAGCAGATCCACTCCGCCGTCATGCGACTGGGCCAGAGTCGGATCGACCATCTCCTGGTGGCCCTTGGGGTCCTGGGGGTGATCGTGGGCTGCCGTCGCCTCAACCGCAGGCTCCCCGGTGCCCTGATCGCTGTGGCGGGCTCCATTCTGCTCAGCAGGATGCTGGATTTCCCCGGCCGGGGGCTGGATGTGGTGGGACCCGTTCCAGGAGGCTTGCCCCATCTGGTGTTTCCCGTCGTGGAGGCCCCCCAGTGGAACGCCGTGATGGTCAGCGCCGCCTCCTGTTTCGTCGTGATCCTGGCCCAGAGCTCCGCCACGGCCCGTGCCTACGCCCAGCGCTATCAGGAACGCAGCCAGGAAAACGTGGATCTCATCGGCCTGGCCGGCGCCAATCTGGCGGCGGGCCTGAGCGGCACGTTTGTGGTGAACGGCAGTCCCACGAAAACGGAAATGGTGGATGCGGCGGGCGGCCGCAGCCAGTTCGCCCATCTCAGTGCCGCCCTGGTCGTGCTGCTGGTGCTGCTGTTCTTCACCGGACCGCTCGCTCTGCTGCCGGCCGCCGTTCTCTCCACGATCGTCTTCCTGATCGGAGTGAAGCTGATCGACTGGGAGGGCCTCGGAGAGTTGTGGCGCCTGCAGCGCAACGAGTTCGTGATCGCTCTGGCCACCGTGATCACCGTCGCCCAGGTGGGGGTCATGCCCGGCATCAGCCTGGCGGTCGTGCTGTCGCTGATTGAGCAGGTGCGTCACACCTACCGGCCGCGCACCTGTCTCTGGACACCACGCTCCGACGGAACCGGGCTGCACACCGTTCCTGTGGCTAAGGGCGTGCTCGCCGCTCCAGGGATCCTGGCCTATCGCTTCGAGGCCAGCCTCTTCTATGCCAATGCCAATCGCTTCAGCCAGGAGGTGCTGGCCCTGGCCAGTCAGCCGGATGCAGGGATCCAGGGCCTGGTGGTGGATGCCTCCGGGATTGATGATGTGGACTATTCGGCGGCCAAGGCCCTGCTCGAGCTGCGTGATCTGCTCAGTCAGCGCGGCATCTGTCTCGCTCTGGTGACGAACTCCCGGGCGATGGTCGATGAACTGCACCGCTTCGGTCTGGGTACCGACAGGCTGAGGATGGGCACCTTCGGGAGCGTGCCTCAGGCCCTCGAGGCGCTCACGCAGCAGTTGGCCCAGAAATCCGGAACGACAGGCCAGTAG
- a CDS encoding polyphosphate kinase 2 family protein, protein MDKSQKELIKRAKEFAKPFRIEDGESFRLKDVDPGNTLDFGQEDKPRAKEALALGVELLAGFQDLLYAQDRWALLLIFQAMDAAGKDGTIKHVMSGVNPQGCQVTSFKGPSAVALDHDFLWRCNIALPERGRIGIFNRSYYEETLVVRVHPEFLHKQTLPEQLMGKGIWKDRFRDIRHYEQYLTNNGVVIRKFFLHVSRKEQKKRFLERLENPEKNWKFSANDIKERAFWGDYMKAYEDTIQNTATKACPWYVVPADNKWFTRIVVAAAIIETLDSLDLSYPVVSDETRVRLEQAKQDLLNEPD, encoded by the coding sequence ATGGATAAAAGCCAAAAGGAGCTGATCAAGCGCGCCAAGGAGTTTGCCAAGCCCTTCCGCATTGAAGACGGAGAATCCTTCCGGCTCAAGGATGTTGATCCTGGCAATACGCTCGATTTCGGCCAGGAAGACAAACCACGAGCCAAGGAGGCCCTGGCCCTTGGCGTGGAACTGCTGGCCGGATTTCAGGATCTTCTCTATGCCCAGGACCGCTGGGCCCTGTTGCTGATCTTCCAGGCCATGGATGCCGCCGGCAAGGACGGCACCATCAAACATGTGATGAGCGGGGTCAACCCCCAGGGTTGCCAGGTGACCAGCTTCAAGGGACCTTCAGCCGTGGCCCTTGATCATGACTTCCTCTGGCGTTGCAACATCGCCCTGCCTGAGCGCGGCCGGATCGGTATCTTCAACCGCAGCTACTACGAGGAGACCCTTGTTGTGCGGGTGCATCCTGAGTTTCTGCACAAGCAGACCCTGCCCGAGCAACTGATGGGCAAGGGAATCTGGAAAGATCGCTTCCGTGACATTCGTCACTACGAGCAATACCTCACCAACAATGGCGTGGTGATCAGAAAGTTCTTTCTGCACGTCTCCAGGAAGGAGCAGAAGAAACGATTCCTGGAACGCCTTGAAAATCCTGAGAAGAACTGGAAGTTTTCGGCTAATGACATCAAGGAGCGTGCCTTCTGGGGCGACTACATGAAAGCCTACGAAGACACCATTCAAAATACTGCAACCAAAGCATGCCCCTGGTATGTGGTGCCAGCCGATAACAAGTGGTTCACTCGTATCGTGGTGGCGGCCGCCATCATCGAGACCCTGGACTCCCTTGACCTCAGCTATCCAGTAGTGAGCGATGAGACGCGGGTCAGGCTGGAGCAGGCCAAGCAGGACTTGCTGAACGAGCCGGATTGA